A window of Pelotomaculum isophthalicicum JI genomic DNA:
ACAATGAATGGCATATGCGGTCCATGTGAGTGGCGTTACATTTCTCACTTGCTTGGCTGATTGGCAAAACAACTCTCACGCCATTGACGGTGAGAATCCCACCGTCAAATTACGTGAGAAGCAACACTAGCCATGGTTGGACTGAAACCTGAAATTATTGAGGATGTATGGACTGATCTGGGTATGGATGTCGCTCCGGCAGTTGGTCCTTGTGTCCATTATGTAAAAGCATGCCCGGGTACTGAAACTTGCAGATTCGGCGTGAAAGATTCACTAGGCTTGGGTATGCGATTAGAAAAGCTGCTGGTAGGTATGAAAATGCCGGGAAAAATAAAAATCGGGGTTTCAGGATGCCCGAATAACTGCGGTGAAGGTTATGTCCGCGATATTGGCCTGTTTGGGAAATCGAAAGGCTGGACATTAATTATCGGCGGCACCTCTGGAAGAAAACCGCGCATCGGAGACGTAATTGCCGAATAACTGACCGACGACCAAGCGGTGGACTGACCCAGAAGTGCCTGGAGTACTATAAAAACAACGCCAACCCTAAAGAAAGGACAGCCAGGTTAATCGAAAGGATAGGTATCGAAGCATTTAAAAATGCTGTTCTCGTATAAACGAAAAATGGGGCGCCTTTAGCAATTACCCCTCAAAAAAGCAGGCCGCTGGTCTCTCTTCCAGGTCGCCAACCAGGAAGCGTTTCGCCGGCCTGCTTAAAGTCCTTATGAATAATTCTTCTCTATATAGCTTTGTAGACATTCTTTTATTTTTGTTCTCATCTCAGGCTCACATCTACATTGCCTAATTAAAACTGCTTGACATCCTTGTTCATACCCAAGTTTATATGAACCATCTTTGTTTTGTTTCACCCTAAAATAATAAGTAAACTCTCTATTTTTTTTATTGCAAAAGATTTTGATAGAGTCATAATATGTCCTCCCTGTGATGTCCAAACCCCATATTCCTCCAAACCATTATTAGTATTACCATTAATTTCTATGGCAGAAGAGATTATTCCTTGACAAAAATTCCGACAGATTAATACAGAGAAGCAGTGAACTATCTACTTCATAATCATTACTGGCTACTATTTCTCGCGTTGGCTTGGTTTCTTATGGTTGGCTCAATGGTTTGGTTTCATTTAATCTCAGGTGTTGCGTTCGGATCATAAGGATTTGTTCTTATTGCAAGTGAGAATAAATAGGGATAATCTTTGCTCAAATGCTTCATATATTGTAACCATTCTGTAATCAAGAAAATATAGGCTCTTTTCATATCATTCGAGAGATGTTCGGTATCAGCGCTTGATAGCTGTCTTAAGTTCTGTCTGACAATTAATTCCTCGGTCAGGTGAAAAACCGCCCAAAGGAGTTCTGAGAAGGACTCATGTTCCAGCAAGTTAGGGTTTTCTAAAAGGCGTAGCAGAAAACCCCTTTTTTCTATTAAATAAACGTGTAAATATTCCAGATTACCACAATGAATTTTTATATTATAATTATGATTTTTGATATATACACCTGCGTTATTAAAATCTTTATTGGACCAATTGTTATCGATAATTAATTTTCTTACAAGCTCCTGTGAATGCGAATCAAACTCTGTGAAAACTTTTAAAAGCCGGTTTCCTACTTCACTAAAAAAAGCACCTATTACCATATTCAGTTTTTTAAGCATAATACGTTTTTCTCTTTCATCCAGTAATCTATGTAATATTATTGTGACTAATAAAACTTCAATGGGTAAAAAAGCAAGATCCCCAATTAAGTGTTTAATAATATAATAAGCATCGCTAAAGATTAAATAATGAATGAAATAAAGAGATAAAGATAAAAAAAACAACAATAAACTCAATCTTATGGTCCAATAACGTTTCAAGTAGAATCAACCTTCCCATAAAATAAATCTTATTTACTATAAAGAGTGTATATTATTTTATTCAGTAGTAGGTTAATATGCCATATAATGTCAATACTTTTATAAACGAAACTGACATATACTTTACCCTCACGGGGGACTTGGAAATGACCTGCTTTTGATTTGTAAAATTTTTCGGGATATCACTTGAGGCTGTGGCAGGGGCGGACAGCAAGAGCCGAGGTTTTTGCAATTAAAAAAGACCGTTAATTTTCGGTCTTTTTTAATCGGATTTTCTCCGTACACAGCTTTATTCATTAACAGAATCCATTATATCACCGGCCTGTATCTGGTCGACAACATCCGTTCCCATTATTACCTTGCCAAAAACGGCATATTGTCCGTCCAGCCAAGGAGCATCTTTTTTAAGTATATAAAATTGAGAGCCGGCTGAATCAGGTATTAAAAACCTGCATTAATAAACAGGATTATAATCCCATGCGCAGAAGAATAGGGTTATTTTTTAATGTTCACATAATGTTCACAAAACTAATATAAAAAACACATAAAATTGAAACGAAACAGTAATAATTAAATGTTATTATTAAAAGGAACATTTTAAATATTCCCGGGTTTAAACAAAGATAAATCAAACCCGGTTGACATAATAATCCTCCAAAACAAGCAATCTCTCCTTCCGCCATCAGGCGGTATATTTTTTTTCAAACTCAACCATCCGGTTAGTGTTACTTTTTGTACCCCAAAAGGCTTGATGTTCTTTCTTGCTCATGTAACTTTATTGTAAAGTTTTGAATATTCTAATAGCAAAAATATACAGCAAGGAGAATAGCTATGAGCGGGATAACAGATTGGTTGCTTTGTCTTACAGTTGCATGGGGTGTAATTTGGAAGGCATTAACCTTATGGCAAGTAACCCATCATCACTAATATTCTCCACCCCCGGAATCCTACTTTGGCCGCTGTTTCCCGGAAATATCTATTCAAGAATCTTTTCTAAACATCCTTAGATCAGCAATACTGTACTGCTCCAGCGGCTTCCTACTGTGCGTCATTAGTGACGCTATGACAGCCTCAGGCATTCTCCCTATCACTAGCACCTATGGGGCAGGTAAAATTATTGCCTCTCTTATTAGAAAAAAGTACAGCAGCAAGAAAGTATAAATGCTGGCAAAATCGATACATAATTACATGACTAGGATAATTTATGATCCCCTACACGTACTATGGTTACTACCTGATTATCATTATCCACATCAAAATATGCCCGGGCTCCTCTGGACAAGCGGATCGAAAACCTGGTACCACCCAGATTTTCATATTCCGCATCGCCAATCTGCTCAGCTGCTTCCCGCGGGTGCATTCCATCATTATTTATCGCATTTTGAAACTCGTCAAATTTATCTTGTTCCGCTTTTGTCATTTCTACAAATACAGCATTTTCTTTATTTAGGGTCCATACAGCTTGAACAGGAGTTTTTTCCTCCACAGGTGATTCTGCTACTTTCCACTTTGCCTGCAATAATAAATGATTGGCGTTTTGATAGCGTAAATCATTGCCATTAGCCTCAATTTTTGTTTGAAGCGCCTTCTCTCCCATTACATCTGCTTCATTTTCCAATTCCGGTTCATCGTTAACAAGTAGTCCTGCCGCCTGTGTCGTCGGTTGAACGCGCCCCTGCTTCTGTTGTACCGCGTGCCATGCTTCGTGCGGCAAATGCTGTTCCTGTCCGGGTGCGATGAAAATATCACTCCCTTGCGTATACGCGAGGGCCCCTACCCGCGGTGGCTTGTCTGAGTTGCGGTGCACATGGACATCCGAAAGATCCAAACCGGAAAGCGTTTCGATACCTGCTTTAAGATGATCGGGCATACCGGTATTATTATCCTGACGCTGACTTCCTGCCATTTGGACTGCGTCTTCGTCCTCCATTGGCAAGTCGCTATCAATGGATTCAACTCGTTGGACCGGCTGAAGAAATTGCTGTTTCAAGAACTGTGCAACAGCGTGGTTACCGATGATACGCTGGAGTTGTAATATATTTGCCGGCGTTAAAACTAAACCGGAATTGGCAACAGCATCATGTAAAAGATTTTTCTCATTTAATGATTCTTTTTCAATATTTTTTGTCTTATGTTTTTCCGGTGATATATCATGCTTATTATTAAAATCTGTTTTTGGCAATTGTGTTAACATGCCTCTTTCCTCCCTATAAAAGCCGCCAACGCACAGCTAAAGCTTCCATGTTATTAGTGATTATGTCAATTAAATATTTTTCTTATATATTAACATATATGAATGGTGAAATGTATCATGACATGAAACTATTGTAAAGATAGCCACTCATCACACCTGAAACGAAGAGTGGCTATTATTATTAGTGGTTAATTATTTTTTTGGTTAATAGTAAATAAATATTTACCAATACACCTACTTATTATATAATGTTTTTATTGTTAACAACTTTTGTATTTATGGGAGG
This region includes:
- a CDS encoding DUF4157 domain-containing protein yields the protein MLTQLPKTDFNNKHDISPEKHKTKNIEKESLNEKNLLHDAVANSGLVLTPANILQLQRIIGNHAVAQFLKQQFLQPVQRVESIDSDLPMEDEDAVQMAGSQRQDNNTGMPDHLKAGIETLSGLDLSDVHVHRNSDKPPRVGALAYTQGSDIFIAPGQEQHLPHEAWHAVQQKQGRVQPTTQAAGLLVNDEPELENEADVMGEKALQTKIEANGNDLRYQNANHLLLQAKWKVAESPVEEKTPVQAVWTLNKENAVFVEMTKAEQDKFDEFQNAINNDGMHPREAAEQIGDAEYENLGGTRFSIRLSRGARAYFDVDNDNQVVTIVRVGDHKLS